From Syntrophus gentianae, one genomic window encodes:
- a CDS encoding prenyltransferase, which yields MRLRIETFGAAGKGSIAAWVQAVRLHFVPPSFIPVTLAAAIVWARYSVFDPLAFFLVFAGVTVHHFGLNMLDDILDYLHAVDRAWGDERNPYSGGSGVLTEGLLSVSQMKMGVIVCYAFTIGIWLYLGYDKGWPVVGIGAIGILSSIFYTAPPVKFAYRGFGELGLLINFGPVLVLGSYYVQRGALEMEPVVVSLIPGLLMWSMIVINEIPDYEEDRRSGKMNLVARFGRKAGIVLYQTGLYCAFGILAGSVFLGMAPLPVLLGFAALPLALRSVNLLKNFYLDRLKMIPANLAIIKVYLATGVALIAGYLIHGFTGWG from the coding sequence ATGCGCCTGAGGATTGAAACATTCGGAGCGGCCGGTAAGGGAAGCATCGCGGCCTGGGTTCAGGCCGTCCGCCTTCATTTCGTGCCACCCAGCTTCATCCCGGTCACCCTTGCCGCCGCCATTGTCTGGGCCCGTTATTCGGTCTTCGATCCCCTTGCTTTTTTTCTTGTCTTCGCGGGGGTGACGGTCCATCACTTCGGCCTCAACATGCTCGATGACATCCTCGACTATCTCCATGCCGTCGACCGGGCCTGGGGAGACGAAAGAAACCCTTACAGCGGCGGCAGCGGGGTCCTCACCGAAGGTCTTCTTTCCGTGAGCCAGATGAAGATGGGCGTCATCGTCTGCTACGCCTTCACGATCGGGATCTGGCTCTATCTGGGATATGACAAGGGATGGCCCGTGGTCGGAATCGGGGCTATCGGCATCCTGTCGTCCATTTTCTACACAGCGCCCCCCGTCAAGTTCGCCTACCGGGGATTCGGGGAACTGGGGCTCCTCATCAATTTTGGACCCGTCCTCGTTCTCGGGTCCTACTATGTCCAGCGCGGGGCCCTGGAGATGGAGCCGGTGGTCGTTTCCCTTATTCCGGGCCTTCTCATGTGGTCCATGATCGTCATCAACGAGATCCCCGACTACGAGGAGGACCGCCGGAGCGGCAAGATGAACCTCGTCGCACGCTTCGGCCGCAAGGCGGGAATTGTCCTCTATCAGACCGGCCTTTATTGCGCCTTCGGAATTCTCGCGGGTTCGGTATTCCTGGGGATGGCGCCCCTTCCGGTGCTACTGGGATTCGCGGCACTGCCGCTGGCCCTGCGCTCGGTGAATCTCCTGAAAAACTTCTACCTGGACCGACTGAAGATGATCCCCGCCAATCTCGCCATCATCAAGGTCTACCTGGCCACAGGTGTGGCGTTGATCGCAGGCTATCTTATCCATGGATTTACGGGCTGGGGATAA